In Rhodamnia argentea isolate NSW1041297 chromosome 1, ASM2092103v1, whole genome shotgun sequence, the genomic window CTTTGCTCATGCTTTTCTTCATGACTCATACATAAAAGGAGACAATTTTTTGCTGCCAATTTTGGCGGGGCGGCACCTTGTATTTGCCCATCAACTTGCTttaatttcagttttttttgggtattctGTCTAGTTAGGGAAGAGAAACAATTCCGCCAGGGAAGGGCAAATTGTGGCATGTTTTAAGATTTTGCAacttcttgcaatttttttcccgGCACAGGTAGCATCGACGAGCCTTTTCATTGCCCCTTGTCAATTTGTCGCCTATCTTCATTAATCCCACGACATTCTAATCGTATCTTTTTGCTTATGCAGGTAATGGCCAATTTTCCTTGTATTTTCATGTGCTTGATCCTTGTTATTCTCATTAAATTAAGTGAGTTCCTGATCAGGTTTCAGCATTTGATTTCTCTTGTCATACCATAGTGAAGAGCAATTTATTCGACATTTATTTATCTTATGAAATATGGAATTATGGAACCACAATGTGAAAACTTGACAGAGCTCTCTGCCTAAGATGAGCATGTACAGCTTCTggacagcgccagtacatccttATCTAGGAAAAAGATTGCACAATCTTGATAGTGaagattttcatattttgcttgCCATATTCCTTTTTATGCTCCTGTTTTCGCATGCTTGTGTATTCAATGGTCCCTCTGAATTTTGAAGATTCTTCATGCCTCCAGTGAGGAAAATGCCGTCGTATGGATCCCTTATCCTAGTACCTGGGGCTAACTGCACTGTTCTGAAATCTCAAGGAATTGGAAGAACTGATTGAGGAGTAGTTCTTAGCCAGAGGAACTAGCGATTGAACGACATCCGTCATTAGAGGGCGATAATCTGCTTCAGCTTGCACGCACATTGCTGCAATAGCAGCTACCTGGTCGGGAAGGAAAACCGGCATGGTATAGTTAGGTTGGCATAATCTATGTTTGGCATTTAGAAGATCGCGAAGTTACATGCTGACCTGAATCAACTCTTTCTTCGAAAAGTGGCCTTTCAGGGCTGGATCAACCATTTCCACTACTTTTTCTCTGTTAGTTAACCTCGGAAGAGCCTGATACATTCGAGAGCGTTAAGTTTGTGCTTTGACTTACCGCTTTGGAATAAGTGGAACGACATTGCACGGACTTAACAGGTcccaggaaaaaaaggaaaacactttGCAGGCTAATTGGGTTTGAGCAGAGAATTACTACTTCATTTGATTTGCATCCAATGAATGACCATAGCCCAACATAATGCTAGTATAAATTTGCAGCTCAGTGAAACAACTAAGAAATAACATAGATTAGAGCACTGGATTGATCTTATCATTTGACCTTCTCATTAAGCAATCAAAATTGTGATAGTGGAAGGGCTAAAGATACCAACCCATGAAAGTAGGACATGTTCTCCAGGAGGGCGCTTGCTATCGACTGGTACTCGGCCTGTCAATAGTTCTAGAAGGACGACACCATAGCTGTATACATCAGACTTCGTTGTTAACTTACCTGTTGAAGCATATCTGCATGGCCAAAAAACCAGTGAAGTTGTTAACTAATGAATAGTGGATATTTAATATCTTTGTGAAATATAACTATTGAGAAGTTATCATACATTCTTACTTTAAAAACCACACTAACTGCTAAGATAATCCACAGATATGAAAATGATGGCATGCCAGCTAGTCCTAGTGGTCTTTAGTTAGTCATGGTTCTGGGCTGTTGCCTGCCAACCAGCTAATCTGTGAGGAAAAAACTGGCGATCTTCCTAGTGGGGACCTCTGTGTTGTCCATGTACGGACGTTAGCTCATAATTTCTTGTTTCCATTGATTTCTTTCTGAAAATGAACAATGGGATGCATGAGAAACTAATGGACAACTCACTCCGGTGCCAGGTAACCGGTGGTCCCAAGTACCCGCGTCGAAACCTGGCCATTGACCTTGTCTGATGCCGTCTTGGCCAGGCCAAAGTCGGACACTCTGGCGCGGAAGTTGCTGTCGAGCAGAATGTTGGTGCATTTGAAGTCACGGTGGATGACCGAGGGCACCGCGTGCTCGTGCAGAAACTCTAGGGCCCTGGCACAATCGAGGGCTATCACTAGCCGGGTCCCCCAATCCAACAGCCTGTGTTGGCTGTGTGAGTGTGGTGGATGCAGGTGATGCTTGAGTGTGCCATGGGGCATGTATTCCAGTATCAGGAGCCTATGGTTTTGGTCAGCACAGTAGCCCAGTAGATCCACCAAGTATGGTGAGTGCAACCTACTCAATAGATCGACCTgcattaccaaaaaattttacaaagATTAAAAGGATTACTAAGTAAAATATTTGCCGTTTAATTAACATCCATGTGCAATGTTGACTACCATGCATTAGCTGTATGCTAAATGCAGTTTCACAAAGCAATACCTATAGGTGCTGGCACAGTAGTGGAGCAGAAAGTGCCGAGGAATTTATGCATAGAATAAGAGCTCTGTGCCTGACGTAAAGAAAGGGAGCCGAAGGTGCGAAATTCAACGCTCCCTAAACCCTTGCTCATGCCTCTTAAGGATTACTTAATTTCACTCAGCTCTTCTTTGACTTCCGAGTACAAGCAATTAAGGAACCTTTTGTCTGTAGGAGGAACCAGCTAGGCTAATTTGGACAGATGCTGAAGTTCTGTGAAGTTGATGAACTTACAAGTTGCTTAATGCTTTTGGTAACGTGGAACTAACAGCAACAGAGAAGAAGGAACTTTAGACACATTCATGGTGATCATGTACCATTTCCCAGATTCAAactcagaagagagagagagagagagcgaagtcTAGAGCTATGTACCTCCCAACCTTATGGATCATGCGAAAGCGATCTAAAGTTCGAGTTGAAATTTCATTCGCCCTTGGTGCGAGGGAACCGAACTGTGCCGTGAACATCCGGTTTGGGGGAGATGTTTTAAGTAAATTATGAGTAGAATACGTTATCAGCATTAAATCAgttgagagagaggaagagaggccGGCAAATAGAGACCAGAAGTGGAAAGTGGTAATGAATGAAGTGAGATTGAATGACCTCAATCCTGAAGGCACGCTCTCCTTGCTTGCCTTGCCAATGCAACATCTTAATTGCAGCGACTGTCCCATCACTCAACACCCCTTTGTACACCACTCCATACCCTCCAGTCCCTATCACGTTCC contains:
- the LOC115743986 gene encoding probable serine/threonine-protein kinase PBL7 gives rise to the protein METSTTSATSNQTHQRHHHHTPPQPHHNRHGLPLSNSVFAIIITATSSVALLAIFFIILLLRRLKSAKKNADRESSNTSFNKSISLPHNTTIYSSSPDMKGGCLNGGNLGLGSLGPANSGNNRYRRGVQVFTYRELEVATEGFSERNVIGTGGYGVVYKGVLSDGTVAAIKMLHWQGKQGERAFRIEVDLLSRLHSPYLVDLLGYCADQNHRLLILEYMPHGTLKHHLHPPHSHSQHRLLDWGTRLVIALDCARALEFLHEHAVPSVIHRDFKCTNILLDSNFRARVSDFGLAKTASDKVNGQVSTRVLGTTGYLAPEYASTGKLTTKSDVYSYGVVLLELLTGRVPVDSKRPPGEHVLLSWALPRLTNREKVVEMVDPALKGHFSKKELIQVAAIAAMCVQAEADYRPLMTDVVQSLVPLAKNYSSISSSNSLRFQNSAVSPRY